The following proteins are co-located in the Streptomyces sp. DT2A-34 genome:
- a CDS encoding DM13 domain-containing protein, whose amino-acid sequence MGRGRRAMVRPWMVGVLVVVLAGVGFGLYWFQPWKLWQDETVQEALPVTVDVSKTPAEAPPSGETSAAPAPAGPVTLASGELISHEHTTSGTVRLVRLADGSHVVRLENLDTSNGPDLRVWLTDAPVKEGRAGWGVFDDGAYVSLGKLKGNKGSQNYTVPEDIDPARYSSVSIWCDRFDVSFGAAELARG is encoded by the coding sequence ATGGGGCGGGGACGACGCGCGATGGTCAGGCCGTGGATGGTCGGCGTGCTGGTGGTGGTGCTCGCCGGGGTCGGCTTCGGGCTGTACTGGTTCCAGCCGTGGAAGCTGTGGCAGGACGAGACGGTCCAGGAGGCGCTGCCCGTGACCGTGGACGTCTCGAAGACGCCCGCCGAGGCGCCGCCGTCCGGGGAAACCTCCGCGGCGCCTGCCCCGGCCGGACCGGTGACGCTGGCGAGCGGCGAGCTGATCAGTCACGAGCACACGACGTCCGGCACGGTGAGGCTCGTACGGCTGGCCGACGGCTCCCACGTCGTCCGGCTGGAGAACCTCGACACCAGCAACGGCCCCGACCTGCGCGTCTGGCTGACCGACGCACCGGTCAAGGAAGGCCGGGCCGGCTGGGGCGTGTTCGACGACGGCGCCTACGTCAGCCTCGGCAAGCTCAAGGGCAACAAAGGCAGCCAGAACTACACCGTGCCCGAGGACATCGACCCGGCCCGGTACAGCAGCGTCAGCATCTGGTGCGACCGCTTCGACGTCTCCTTCGGCGCGGCGGAACTCGCCCGCGGCTGA
- a CDS encoding TfoX/Sxy family protein has translation MAYDEGLAHRIRERWAADPEVGEKHMFGGVAFLYRGNTAVGVTGDDLMVRVGPEAADAALARPGTRVFDMTGRPMRGWVVVDGAAVAEDDTLGAWLDEGRAFAASLPPK, from the coding sequence ATGGCGTACGACGAAGGGCTCGCGCACCGGATCCGGGAGCGCTGGGCGGCTGACCCGGAGGTCGGCGAGAAGCACATGTTCGGCGGGGTGGCGTTCCTGTACCGGGGCAACACGGCCGTCGGCGTCACCGGCGACGACCTCATGGTCAGGGTCGGTCCGGAGGCGGCCGACGCGGCGCTCGCCCGGCCGGGGACGCGCGTCTTCGACATGACCGGCCGGCCGATGCGCGGCTGGGTCGTCGTCGACGGCGCGGCGGTCGCGGAGGACGACACACTCGGCGCATGGCTCGACGAGGGACGCGCATTCGCCGCGAGCCTGCCACCCAAGTGA
- a CDS encoding ABA4-like family protein, whose translation MTGFLFELSFWLAAPVWLLMIFAPGWGPTARIAVSPWTVVPVLLVYLALAVPVFPELWAAVRSPDLDTFRDLTALADGAGAIWAQVIAWDLLIGQWMYREARRLGISALLMGPLLVLTILLSPFGLLVFLGLRAARSWRAPREDLAATVTDGAT comes from the coding sequence ATGACCGGATTCCTCTTCGAGCTCTCCTTCTGGCTCGCCGCACCCGTATGGCTGCTCATGATCTTCGCGCCGGGGTGGGGGCCGACCGCCCGCATCGCCGTGTCACCGTGGACCGTGGTGCCCGTACTGCTCGTCTATCTCGCCCTGGCGGTCCCGGTATTCCCCGAGCTCTGGGCCGCGGTCCGCAGCCCGGATCTGGACACCTTCCGCGATCTGACGGCCCTCGCGGACGGAGCGGGGGCCATCTGGGCACAGGTCATCGCCTGGGATCTGCTGATCGGCCAGTGGATGTACCGGGAGGCCAGGCGACTGGGGATCTCCGCCCTGCTGATGGGGCCGCTGCTGGTCCTCACGATCTTGCTGTCACCGTTCGGCCTACTGGTGTTCCTGGGGCTGCGCGCGGCAAGGTCATGGCGTGCGCCCCGCGAAGACCTCGCGGCTACCGTGACCGACGGCGCCACGTAA
- a CDS encoding putative T7SS-secreted protein has product MATNPYPNLGWNPVPGIPAEVAALQQKVKAAANALDSSHRQIERLLGESAHWEGDAADAFRDALDGELPKYMKNAARSLDKAAASLDGWNGDLSSHRDLAKKYDEEAGEKKSAAEKAKQHHDEAAKHPDLQLAGREYPSQQEADAATARLRAAERSLNEATTQLNNANQAYEDVLTKARTLEGENKEKAEAVAKKLDEADDKLAPKEPGWFGKTLEAIGEGLKAVGQFLLDHAGTIGAIAGLLALFPTPLAPAFAAIAIVASAAALSKNLASEDFRDSLMGEHGWKAGLTAWGSVVGDTLGVVPGVGILARAGSEVGLAAAVAREGGEAMSLGSKVTSFASEVKAVNWDRAVDVATAPSKLRDWALNGVNATANVVSSAETAGLLPEDGIGHDSTEATKAGVALSGAAGTLGTFGTDIVELAGSIRL; this is encoded by the coding sequence ATGGCTACGAACCCGTATCCGAATCTCGGCTGGAATCCCGTCCCCGGCATCCCCGCTGAGGTTGCCGCGCTGCAGCAGAAGGTGAAGGCCGCGGCGAACGCGCTGGACAGCTCCCACCGCCAGATCGAGAGGCTGCTCGGGGAAAGCGCGCACTGGGAGGGTGACGCGGCGGACGCCTTCCGGGACGCGCTCGACGGCGAACTGCCGAAGTACATGAAGAACGCGGCGCGTTCGCTCGACAAGGCAGCGGCGTCGCTGGACGGCTGGAACGGCGACCTCTCCTCTCACCGCGACCTCGCGAAGAAGTACGACGAGGAAGCCGGCGAGAAGAAGTCCGCCGCCGAGAAGGCGAAGCAGCACCATGACGAGGCCGCCAAGCACCCCGACCTCCAACTGGCCGGGAGGGAATACCCCAGTCAGCAGGAGGCCGACGCCGCGACAGCGCGCCTGCGCGCGGCCGAGCGCTCGCTGAACGAGGCGACCACCCAGCTCAACAACGCCAACCAGGCGTACGAGGACGTCCTCACCAAGGCCCGCACCTTGGAAGGCGAGAACAAGGAAAAGGCCGAAGCCGTCGCCAAGAAGCTCGACGAGGCGGACGACAAGCTGGCGCCCAAGGAGCCGGGGTGGTTCGGCAAGACCCTTGAGGCCATCGGGGAGGGCCTCAAGGCGGTGGGACAGTTCCTGCTGGACCACGCCGGAACCATCGGCGCCATCGCCGGCCTCCTCGCGCTCTTCCCGACCCCCCTCGCTCCCGCCTTCGCCGCCATCGCCATCGTGGCCAGCGCGGCTGCGCTGAGCAAGAATCTCGCGAGCGAGGACTTCAGGGACTCGCTCATGGGTGAGCACGGATGGAAAGCGGGTCTGACCGCATGGGGTTCCGTCGTCGGCGACACCTTGGGCGTCGTACCTGGAGTCGGCATCCTGGCCCGGGCGGGAAGCGAGGTGGGCCTGGCGGCAGCGGTTGCCAGGGAGGGCGGTGAAGCCATGTCGCTGGGTTCGAAGGTCACTTCCTTCGCCAGCGAAGTGAAGGCCGTCAACTGGGACAGGGCCGTGGATGTCGCCACCGCCCCCAGCAAGCTGCGCGACTGGGCCCTCAACGGTGTCAACGCGACCGCGAACGTGGTCTCCTCGGCGGAGACAGCCGGACTGCTGCCGGAAGACGGCATCGGTCATGACTCCACTGAGGCCACCAAGGCGGGCGTGGCCCTGTCCGGCGCGGCGGGCACGCTCGGGACCTTCGGCACGGACATCGTTGAACTGGCGGGGAGTATCCGGCTGTGA
- a CDS encoding SRPBCC family protein: protein MTIDVTAERVIPLPTERVAGYAMDWRHDADWTQGIRTAELTSEADGGGFGTGAEVTRTAYFLGRRIDYVLRVAAYDPPRLLDMVSVAGPMPMHVTYTFEPHQDGTLARIRVRGGEGGFYRLAAPLLARQVRADLAKDLRDLEARLLEQG from the coding sequence GTGACGATCGACGTGACGGCCGAGCGCGTCATCCCGCTGCCGACCGAACGCGTGGCCGGGTATGCCATGGACTGGCGTCACGACGCCGACTGGACCCAGGGCATCCGCACGGCGGAACTCACCTCGGAGGCCGACGGGGGCGGCTTCGGAACCGGGGCTGAGGTGACCCGTACGGCGTATTTCCTGGGCCGGCGCATCGACTACGTCCTGCGGGTGGCCGCGTACGACCCGCCCAGGCTGCTGGACATGGTCTCCGTGGCGGGCCCGATGCCGATGCACGTCACGTACACCTTCGAGCCCCACCAGGACGGCACCCTCGCCCGCATCCGCGTCCGGGGCGGTGAGGGAGGGTTCTACCGGCTGGCGGCACCGCTGCTGGCCCGCCAGGTCCGCGCCGACCTCGCCAAGGACCTGCGCGACCTCGAGGCGAGACTCCTGGAACAGGGGTGA
- a CDS encoding flavodoxin family protein encodes MAAPPSTDARYRFDDLTALYINCTLKPSPQLSHTQGLIDKSAEIMMSRGVTTSEVRAVDHDIAPGVYPDMTEHGFATDEWPDLYEQVMAADILVIAGPIWLGDNGSVTKKVIERLYACSSLLNSQGQYAYYGRVGGCLITGNEDGVKHCAMNVLYSLQHLGYTIPPQADAGWIGAAGPGPSYLDQGSGGPENDFTNRNTSFMTWNLMHLAALLKRAGGVPAYGNQRSEWDAGCRPGADNPEHR; translated from the coding sequence ATGGCAGCCCCACCTTCCACCGATGCCCGATACCGCTTCGACGACCTTACGGCCCTCTACATCAACTGCACCCTCAAGCCGTCCCCGCAGCTCAGCCACACCCAGGGCCTGATCGACAAGAGCGCGGAGATCATGATGTCGCGCGGGGTCACCACATCCGAGGTCCGCGCCGTCGACCACGACATCGCGCCCGGCGTCTACCCGGACATGACCGAGCACGGCTTCGCGACAGACGAGTGGCCCGACCTGTACGAGCAGGTGATGGCCGCGGACATCCTGGTCATTGCCGGGCCGATCTGGCTCGGCGACAACGGCTCGGTGACGAAGAAGGTGATCGAGCGCCTCTACGCCTGCTCCTCGCTGCTCAACTCCCAGGGCCAGTACGCCTACTACGGCCGCGTCGGCGGCTGTCTGATCACCGGCAACGAGGACGGGGTGAAGCACTGCGCGATGAACGTCCTCTACAGCCTCCAGCACCTCGGCTACACGATCCCGCCCCAAGCGGACGCGGGCTGGATCGGCGCGGCCGGCCCCGGGCCGTCGTACCTGGACCAGGGTTCGGGTGGCCCGGAGAACGACTTCACCAACCGCAACACCTCCTTCATGACCTGGAACCTGATGCACCTCGCCGCCCTGCTGAAGCGGGCCGGCGGCGTCCCCGCATACGGCAACCAGCGCTCGGAGTGGGACGCCGGCTGCCGCCCGGGTGCGGACAACCCCGAGCACCGTTGA
- a CDS encoding MerR family transcriptional regulator, whose amino-acid sequence MRIGELSRKTGVPVPTIKYYVREGLLPPGELTSPNQATYGEAHERRLQLIRALLDVGGMKVAEIADVLAALDDPERPLHKVLGAAADRLGSGDIEHDDAESTAARAVVADLISRRGWRTHESNPAATDLSKVLAAMGRLGHGAFVEVLDDYADAAEQVARADLRYVDRRVAVEDMVEAVVVGTVLGEAVFNALRRLAHVDASAKVYGTEGPQERKTS is encoded by the coding sequence GTGCGTATTGGGGAGTTGAGCCGCAAGACCGGGGTGCCGGTGCCGACGATCAAGTACTACGTCCGTGAGGGCCTGCTGCCTCCGGGCGAGCTGACCAGCCCGAACCAGGCGACCTACGGCGAGGCGCACGAGCGCCGGCTGCAGCTGATCCGAGCCCTGCTCGATGTGGGCGGCATGAAGGTCGCCGAGATCGCGGACGTACTGGCGGCCCTCGACGACCCGGAGCGTCCTCTGCACAAAGTGCTCGGCGCTGCCGCGGACCGCCTCGGCAGCGGGGACATCGAGCATGACGACGCCGAGTCGACGGCCGCCCGGGCCGTCGTCGCCGACCTCATCTCCCGGCGCGGCTGGCGGACGCACGAGTCGAACCCCGCCGCCACCGACCTGTCCAAGGTCCTTGCCGCCATGGGCCGGTTGGGCCACGGGGCGTTCGTCGAAGTGCTCGACGACTACGCCGACGCAGCCGAGCAGGTCGCCCGCGCCGACCTCCGTTACGTGGACCGGCGGGTGGCGGTCGAGGACATGGTGGAGGCCGTGGTGGTCGGGACCGTACTGGGTGAGGCGGTGTTCAACGCGCTGCGGAGGCTGGCCCATGTGGACGCCTCGGCAAAGGTGTACGGCACGGAGGGGCCGCAGGAGCGGAAGACGAGCTGA